In the Anaerostipes caccae L1-92 genome, ATCTTTGCTTTGGTTTTATCTGCTCCAATCCCTGAGATAAACGGCATTCCTGTGATCAGCGGCACACCGTAATCACGTTTTACTTTTGAAGTCGTCACGATCAGATCTGCTGGAAGATTGGATTCAATCTCCGAGATTCTCACCTGTGCGATCTCCACATCAATCCCATTTTCCTTTGCCAGATCCACCACTGCGTTTGCCGCTACTGTGGATGTTGCCACTGCTCCTCCGCATGCTACGATGACTTTCTTTTTCATAATGAATTCTCCTTTTCTTTGATGATATTTATAATTTCTTCCGGGTTCTGCGCATTGCTGAGTTTTTCTACT is a window encoding:
- the gatB gene encoding PTS galactitol transporter subunit IIB is translated as MKKKVIVACGGAVATSTVAANAVVDLAKENGIDVEIAQVRISEIESNLPADLIVTTSKVKRDYGVPLITGMPFISGIGADKTKAKILEVLK